One window of Mus caroli chromosome 11, CAROLI_EIJ_v1.1, whole genome shotgun sequence genomic DNA carries:
- the Dusp18 gene encoding dual specificity protein phosphatase 18, with protein MTSPWSAFPVQFPQPSIRGLSQITKSLFISNGVAANNKLLLSSNQITTVINVSVEVANTFYEGIQYVQVPVVDAPVARLSDFFDSIADHIHSVEMQKGRTLLHCAAGVSRSAALCLAYLMKYHAMSLVDAHTWTKSCRPIIRPNSGFWEQLIHYELQLFGKNTMQMMDSPMGRIPDIYEKETRLMIPL; from the coding sequence ATGACTTCACCTTGGAGTGCCTTCCCAGTTCAGTTCCCCCAGCCTTCAATCAGAGGCCTCTCACAGATCACCAAGAGCCTGTTTATCAGCAATGGTGTGGCTGCCAACAACAAGCTCCTACTGTCCAGCAATCAGATCACCACAGTCATCAACGTCTCAGTAGAGGTAGCAAACACCTTCTACGAGGGTATCCAgtatgtgcaggtgcctgtggtcGATGCGCCAGTCGCTCGCCTCTCTGATTTCTTCGACTCCATTGCCGACCATATCCATTCGGTGGAGATGCAGAAAGGCCGCACACTGTTGCATTGTGCTGCTGGCGTGAGCCGCTCAGCTGCCCTGTGCCTCGCCTACCTCATGAAGTACCATGCCATGTCCCTTGTAGATGCCCACACTTGGACCAAGTCATGCAGGCCCATCATCCGGCCCAACAGTGGCTTTTGGGAGCAGCTCATCCATTACGAGTTGCAGCTGTTTGGCAAGAACACAATGCAGATGATGGACTCGCCAATGGGACGGATCCCAGACATCTACGAGAAGGAGACCCGTCTGATGATcccactgtaa